The following coding sequences are from one Comamonas koreensis window:
- a CDS encoding LysR family transcriptional regulator gives MDHNALTLLVEIIDSGNLSRAAAKLKMSRANVSYHLGQLEKSVGVQLVRRTTRRVEPTEVGLRLYEHGRSIRNELAAAAETIRSLGKGLQGRVGLAVPSGYGQLVMSDWLIAFKRLYPDIVLDVIFENRVDNLVRDEVDIAVRVLPTPPDNLVARHMGEMNYVACASIDYAGQNMLPQQPEDLRHVPLITSGVVGQQLLVRAYQGELRKEIRLEPSLISEHFPFLRQGIMAGLGVGIVPDYVIRAEVERGEVVTTLRDWRLSIFGNHMYLLWMPNRHQTKAVRTMISFLLEQSQQAGSLAALG, from the coding sequence ATGGACCACAACGCCCTCACCCTGCTGGTGGAAATCATCGACTCCGGCAATCTCAGCCGGGCTGCCGCCAAGCTCAAGATGAGCCGCGCCAATGTCAGCTACCACCTGGGCCAGCTGGAGAAATCGGTGGGCGTGCAGCTGGTGCGCCGCACCACGCGCCGGGTCGAGCCCACCGAGGTGGGCCTGCGCCTGTATGAGCATGGCCGCAGCATCCGCAACGAGCTGGCCGCCGCCGCCGAGACCATCCGCAGCCTGGGCAAGGGCCTGCAAGGCCGGGTCGGGCTGGCGGTGCCCAGCGGCTATGGCCAGCTGGTGATGAGCGACTGGCTGATCGCCTTCAAGCGCCTCTACCCCGACATCGTGCTCGATGTGATCTTTGAGAACCGGGTCGACAACCTGGTGCGCGACGAGGTGGACATTGCAGTGCGCGTGCTGCCCACGCCACCGGACAACCTGGTGGCCCGCCACATGGGCGAGATGAACTATGTGGCCTGCGCCAGCATCGACTATGCCGGCCAGAACATGCTGCCCCAGCAGCCCGAGGACCTGCGCCATGTGCCGCTGATCACCAGCGGCGTGGTCGGCCAGCAGCTGCTGGTGCGCGCCTACCAGGGCGAGCTGCGCAAGGAGATCCGGCTCGAGCCCAGCCTCATCTCCGAGCATTTTCCGTTTCTGCGCCAGGGCATCATGGCCGGCCTGGGCGTGGGCATCGTGCCCGACTATGTGATCCGCGCCGAGGTCGAGCGCGGCGAGGTCGTCACCACCTTGCGCGACTGGCGGCTGAGCATTTTTGGCAACCACATGTACCTGCTGTGGATGCCCAACCGCCACCAGACCAAGGCCGTGCGCACGATGATCAGCTTTTTGCTCGAGCAGTCGCAGCAGGCCGGCAGCTTGGCTGCGTTGGGCTAA
- a CDS encoding bestrophin family protein has protein sequence MIVRPPLHWLRMLFVWRGSILPAITPQLILITILAVVATLLHGSILSWKVPLNFVPFSLIGLTLAIFLGFRNSTSYARFWEARTLWGVLLVESRHLAAQALSLTQDRAQARVLVLRLCAFAYALKHQLRASDARADLALFLPPGEVQQISEARFPGAMAMLLVQRWVGEQCQQGRIAPAVVPVFEQALARLGSALGGCERIASTPIPFTYSVILHRSIYIYCFLLPFGLLDSIGTMTPVIVCFVAYTFFALEALGAELEHPFGMEANDLALDAMVYGIESSVLEMLGEAPLAKAPQVRDFVLH, from the coding sequence ATGATCGTCCGTCCTCCCTTGCATTGGCTGCGCATGCTGTTTGTGTGGCGCGGCTCCATCCTGCCGGCGATCACGCCGCAGCTGATCCTCATCACCATCCTCGCGGTGGTGGCCACGCTGCTGCATGGCTCCATTCTGAGCTGGAAGGTGCCGCTCAACTTTGTGCCGTTCTCGCTGATCGGCCTGACCCTGGCGATCTTTCTGGGCTTCAGAAACAGCACCTCGTATGCGCGCTTTTGGGAGGCGCGCACGCTCTGGGGGGTGCTCCTGGTCGAGAGCCGGCACCTGGCCGCCCAGGCGCTGAGCCTGACCCAGGACCGCGCACAGGCGCGCGTGCTGGTGCTGCGCCTGTGCGCCTTTGCCTATGCGCTCAAGCACCAGCTGCGCGCCAGCGATGCGCGTGCCGATCTGGCGCTCTTCCTGCCACCGGGCGAGGTGCAGCAGATCAGCGAAGCGCGCTTTCCGGGCGCGATGGCCATGCTGCTGGTGCAGCGCTGGGTGGGTGAGCAATGCCAGCAGGGCCGCATTGCGCCGGCCGTGGTGCCCGTGTTCGAGCAGGCGCTGGCGCGCCTGGGCAGTGCGCTGGGCGGCTGCGAGCGCATTGCCAGCACGCCTATTCCGTTCACCTATTCGGTGATCCTGCACCGCAGCATCTACATCTACTGCTTTTTGCTGCCCTTTGGCTTGCTGGACTCCATCGGCACGATGACGCCGGTGATCGTCTGCTTTGTCGCCTACACCTTCTTTGCACTGGAGGCGCTGGGCGCCGAGCTGGAGCACCCCTTTGGCATGGAAGCCAATGACCTGGCGCTCGATGCGATGGTCTACGGCATTGAGTCCTCGGTGCTGGAGATGCTGGGCGAGGCGCCGTTGGCTAAAGCTCCCCAGGTGCGCGATTTTGTACTGCACTGA
- a CDS encoding GMC family oxidoreductase: MSSKQTQYDADLIVIGSGVMGGIIGAKLAQAGKSVIILEAGPRVRRADIVETFRNAPIKLSLANMKLQGAGSPFPNPPHIPSTYGDYLQQTGPVKYPTKYLRVVGGTTWHFGSALWRMIPNDFKLQTLYGRGRDWPIGYDELEPYYCEAEAELGVTGYDGQDESGHGGEAHPPRSKPFPMKGFNVPYFMQRMDEMLKPGGYHPVLEPHGRASRPYGNRPVCAGNNNCNPVCPIGAKYDGSMHIDVAERAGAKLLDNAVVYKIEAGDDGKITAVHYKKPDGTSQRLTARHFVLAAYGIESPKLLLMSTSEKYPNGIANSSDQVGRNLMGHTGISMNIMMNEDVWPGQGPTELLVYLNYRDGAFRKDIPSYKTKFRNTVTTSQITSSLIAKGVLGSKLDEEIRRQSARSLNVAVDFETEALPQNRVVPSKTKMDAIGIPVPEIYYSVNDYWNAGRDFAVKDLQRMAGLLQADILKMDTNHQDRQHIMGTTIMGDDPSNSVVDRDCRTHDHPNLFIAGTSVMPSASCMNPTLTGAALSVRIAHQLLKEI, from the coding sequence ATGAGCAGCAAGCAAACGCAATACGACGCCGACCTGATCGTTATCGGCTCCGGGGTCATGGGCGGCATCATCGGTGCCAAGCTGGCGCAGGCCGGCAAGTCCGTCATCATTCTGGAAGCGGGACCGCGCGTGCGCCGAGCCGACATCGTCGAGACCTTCCGCAATGCGCCGATCAAGCTCTCGCTGGCCAATATGAAGCTGCAGGGTGCGGGCTCGCCGTTCCCCAATCCGCCGCATATCCCCTCCACCTATGGCGACTACCTGCAGCAGACCGGCCCGGTGAAATACCCCACCAAGTACCTGCGCGTGGTGGGCGGCACCACCTGGCACTTTGGCTCGGCGCTGTGGCGCATGATCCCCAATGACTTCAAGCTGCAGACGCTGTATGGGCGTGGCCGCGACTGGCCGATTGGCTACGACGAGCTCGAACCCTACTACTGCGAGGCCGAGGCCGAACTGGGCGTGACTGGCTACGATGGCCAGGACGAGAGCGGCCACGGCGGCGAGGCGCATCCGCCGCGCTCCAAGCCCTTCCCGATGAAGGGCTTCAACGTGCCCTACTTCATGCAACGCATGGACGAGATGCTCAAGCCCGGTGGCTACCACCCAGTGCTGGAGCCCCATGGCCGCGCCAGCCGCCCCTACGGCAACCGCCCGGTCTGCGCCGGCAACAACAACTGCAACCCGGTCTGCCCGATCGGCGCCAAGTACGACGGCTCCATGCACATCGATGTGGCCGAGCGCGCTGGCGCCAAGCTGCTCGACAACGCCGTGGTCTACAAGATCGAGGCGGGTGACGACGGCAAGATCACGGCCGTGCACTACAAGAAGCCCGATGGCACATCGCAGCGCCTCACCGCACGCCACTTTGTGCTGGCCGCCTATGGCATCGAAAGCCCCAAGCTACTGTTGATGTCGACCTCGGAGAAATACCCGAACGGCATTGCCAATTCGTCCGACCAGGTGGGCCGCAACCTGATGGGCCACACCGGCATCAGCATGAACATCATGATGAACGAGGACGTGTGGCCGGGCCAGGGCCCGACCGAGCTGCTGGTCTACCTGAACTACCGCGATGGCGCCTTCCGCAAGGACATCCCGAGCTACAAGACCAAGTTCCGCAATACGGTGACGACCTCGCAGATTACCTCCAGCCTGATCGCCAAGGGCGTGCTGGGCAGCAAGCTGGACGAGGAAATTCGCCGCCAGTCGGCCCGCTCGCTCAACGTGGCAGTGGACTTCGAGACCGAGGCGCTGCCGCAAAACCGCGTGGTCCCCAGCAAGACCAAGATGGACGCGATCGGCATCCCCGTGCCCGAGATCTACTACAGCGTCAACGACTACTGGAACGCCGGCCGCGACTTTGCGGTGAAGGACCTGCAGCGCATGGCTGGCCTGTTGCAAGCCGACATCCTGAAGATGGACACCAACCACCAGGACCGCCAGCACATCATGGGCACCACCATCATGGGCGACGACCCGAGCAACTCGGTCGTGGACCGCGACTGCCGCACCCATGACCATCCCAACCTGTTCATCGCCGGTACCAGCGTGATGCCCTCGGCATCGTGCATGAACCCGACCTTGACGGGGGCCGCCTTGAGCGTGCGTATTGCGCACCAACTGCTGAAAGAAATCTAA
- a CDS encoding tripartite tricarboxylate transporter TctB family protein, whose translation MKMTRDIHDIVGGLLMSAAGLFFALYGREYNFGSADRMGPGYFPVVLGWLLFGLGLLLALPAFWRQGSPITLQWGNLFWSVASLLAFALLLYPLGVALAALVASLVALLATKMRIRTRLLVSLAVAALTTVIFPIGLRMTLPIWP comes from the coding sequence ATGAAAATGACAAGAGACATCCATGACATCGTCGGCGGCCTGCTGATGTCAGCAGCAGGCCTGTTCTTTGCGCTGTACGGGCGCGAATACAACTTTGGCAGCGCCGATCGCATGGGGCCGGGCTACTTCCCGGTCGTGCTGGGCTGGCTGCTGTTTGGCCTGGGCCTGCTGCTGGCCCTGCCCGCCTTCTGGCGCCAGGGCAGCCCCATCACGCTGCAGTGGGGCAACCTGTTCTGGTCCGTGGCCAGTCTGCTGGCCTTTGCGCTGCTGCTCTATCCGCTGGGCGTGGCGCTGGCCGCGCTGGTGGCCAGCCTGGTCGCACTGCTGGCCACCAAGATGCGCATCCGCACCCGCTTGCTGGTGAGCCTGGCCGTCGCGGCCCTGACCACCGTGATTTTTCCCATTGGCCTGCGCATGACGCTGCCCATCTGGCCCTGA
- a CDS encoding sugar dehydrogenase complex small subunit, whose protein sequence is MTSSSFPSSAVLCAKPLVPAMPAGISRRRLLGAAAATGVALAAGGFAVLGSSNAFAASEAADDFLRLSEFVTGGSPLSAALATRYLAALTKSDAAFAAAAQALHQHVASQKISHVDDLLAAPDLDPALRATATQIVSAWYLGVVGEDADAVLISYANALMYRPTAGILDIPTYGSGPDSWGEKPVVPASPNKKSPQA, encoded by the coding sequence ATGACCTCGTCCTCTTTCCCCTCATCCGCCGTGCTCTGCGCCAAGCCCCTGGTGCCTGCGATGCCTGCGGGCATCTCGCGCCGCCGCCTGCTGGGCGCTGCGGCTGCCACCGGTGTGGCGCTTGCCGCCGGCGGCTTTGCCGTGCTGGGCTCCAGCAATGCCTTTGCCGCCAGCGAGGCAGCCGATGATTTCCTGCGCCTGTCGGAGTTCGTCACCGGCGGCAGCCCGCTGTCGGCAGCCCTGGCCACGCGCTACCTGGCGGCACTGACCAAGAGCGATGCGGCCTTTGCCGCCGCAGCGCAGGCGCTGCACCAGCATGTGGCCAGCCAGAAGATCAGCCATGTCGACGACCTGCTCGCTGCGCCCGATCTGGACCCGGCGCTGCGCGCCACCGCCACCCAGATCGTCTCGGCCTGGTACCTGGGCGTTGTCGGCGAAGACGCAGACGCCGTGCTGATCAGCTATGCCAATGCGCTGATGTACCGCCCCACGGCCGGCATCCTCGATATTCCTACCTACGGCAGTGGCCCCGATTCCTGGGGCGAAAAGCCCGTCGTGCCTGCCAGCCCCAACAAAAAGAGCCCACAAGCATGA
- a CDS encoding response regulator transcription factor, which translates to MRILVIEDDAVLRDVVVSSLRDAGHHVDQAADLGAAEHWWRVQRFDAILLDLNLPCSAVRGSAMGSGLALLQQVRRRGDNTPVLVLTARNQTPERIAGLDSGADDYLGKPFELAEVEARLRALVRRAIGTQDVSTVGQLSLERNNRRFRVGALPLDLPAREFEVLWELMSPPGRAVSKRSLSDKLSDFDEALGDNALEAFISRLRKKLQHSGAAIRTLRGIGYLIEADSGDAP; encoded by the coding sequence ATGCGAATTCTTGTGATTGAAGACGACGCGGTGCTGCGCGATGTGGTGGTCAGCAGCCTGCGCGATGCAGGCCACCATGTGGACCAGGCGGCCGACCTGGGCGCGGCCGAGCACTGGTGGCGGGTGCAGCGCTTTGATGCCATCTTGCTCGACCTGAACCTGCCCTGCAGCGCCGTGCGCGGCAGTGCGATGGGCAGCGGCCTGGCGCTGCTGCAGCAGGTGCGCAGGCGCGGCGACAACACCCCCGTGCTGGTGCTCACCGCCCGCAACCAGACCCCCGAGCGCATTGCCGGCCTGGACAGCGGCGCCGACGACTACCTGGGCAAGCCCTTTGAGCTGGCCGAGGTCGAGGCCCGGCTGCGCGCGCTGGTGCGCCGCGCCATTGGCACGCAGGATGTATCGACCGTGGGCCAGCTCAGCCTGGAGCGCAACAACCGCCGCTTTCGCGTGGGTGCGCTGCCGCTGGACCTGCCCGCGCGCGAGTTCGAAGTGCTCTGGGAGCTGATGAGCCCGCCCGGCCGCGCGGTGAGCAAGCGCAGCCTGTCGGACAAGCTCTCGGACTTTGATGAGGCGCTGGGCGACAACGCGCTCGAAGCCTTTATCTCGCGCCTGCGCAAGAAGCTGCAGCACAGCGGCGCGGCCATCCGCACCCTGCGCGGCATTGGCTACCTTATCGAGGCCGACAGCGGCGATGCCCCATGA
- a CDS encoding tripartite tricarboxylate transporter permease: MDLLGNLWMGLNVVADPSTLWYCFLGVFLGTVVGVLPGIGALAAISLLLPFTYHMSPTAAIIMLAGVYYGAQYGGSTASILLNLPGSPSSAVTCLDGYPMARKGKAGVALFVTTIASLVGAMSGLILLVLFSPAISKIGLQFGPTEFFSMMLLGLVAASSMSAGSATKGLCMVVFGLLLGMIGTDVNSGVARYSFDIPELMDGVNLVALAMGLFGVAEVIRCINLADANQKPDKVTLRSMVPEREEFRATVKPMLRGSALGSFLGALPGVGPSIASFMSYAIEKRVSKDPSRFGHGAIEGITAPESANNAAAQTAFVPSLSIGIPGDAVMAVMLGALIIHGIQPGPMLMTEQPELFWGLIVSFAIGNIFLVILNLPTIGLWVALLRIPFAWMYPAILVFVALGVYSVNNNLFDIYMVAVLGIIGYVLMVLRFEAAPLLLGYILGPMLEENLRRAMLLSRGDASVFFNRPISASLLALTGAILLWAIWSGVRKSRKEARAFAQAQDSAVPAAASS; encoded by the coding sequence ATGGATTTGCTTGGAAACCTCTGGATGGGCCTCAATGTGGTGGCCGATCCCTCGACGCTGTGGTACTGCTTTTTGGGCGTCTTTTTGGGCACCGTCGTCGGCGTGCTGCCCGGCATCGGTGCGCTCGCTGCCATCTCGCTGCTGTTGCCCTTTACCTACCATATGTCGCCCACGGCGGCCATCATCATGCTGGCCGGCGTCTACTATGGCGCGCAGTATGGCGGCTCCACCGCCTCCATCTTGCTGAACCTGCCCGGGTCACCGTCCTCGGCGGTGACCTGTCTGGACGGCTACCCGATGGCGCGCAAGGGCAAGGCCGGGGTGGCGCTCTTTGTCACCACCATTGCCTCGCTGGTCGGCGCGATGTCGGGCCTCATCCTGCTCGTGTTGTTCTCGCCGGCGATCTCCAAGATCGGCCTGCAGTTTGGCCCCACCGAGTTCTTCTCGATGATGCTGCTGGGCCTCGTCGCCGCCTCGTCGATGAGCGCCGGCTCGGCCACCAAGGGCCTGTGCATGGTGGTGTTTGGCCTGCTGCTGGGCATGATCGGTACCGATGTGAACTCGGGCGTGGCGCGCTACTCGTTTGACATTCCCGAGCTGATGGATGGCGTCAACCTGGTGGCGCTGGCGATGGGCCTGTTTGGCGTGGCCGAAGTGATCCGATGCATCAACCTGGCCGATGCCAACCAAAAGCCCGACAAGGTCACCCTGCGCTCGATGGTGCCTGAGCGCGAGGAGTTCCGCGCCACCGTCAAGCCGATGCTGCGCGGCTCGGCGCTGGGCTCGTTCCTGGGGGCGCTGCCGGGCGTGGGCCCGTCGATTGCGTCCTTCATGTCGTATGCGATCGAAAAGCGCGTGTCCAAGGACCCGAGCCGCTTTGGCCATGGCGCCATCGAAGGCATCACTGCGCCCGAGTCGGCCAACAATGCCGCTGCGCAAACCGCGTTTGTGCCTTCGCTGTCCATCGGTATTCCGGGTGACGCGGTGATGGCCGTGATGCTGGGCGCGCTGATCATCCACGGTATCCAGCCCGGCCCGATGTTGATGACCGAGCAGCCCGAGCTGTTCTGGGGGCTGATCGTCAGCTTTGCGATCGGCAATATTTTCCTGGTGATCCTGAACCTGCCCACCATCGGGCTGTGGGTGGCGCTGCTGCGCATTCCGTTTGCCTGGATGTACCCGGCCATCCTGGTCTTTGTCGCGCTGGGCGTCTACAGCGTCAACAACAACCTGTTCGACATCTACATGGTGGCCGTGCTGGGCATCATCGGATATGTGCTGATGGTGCTGCGCTTTGAAGCGGCGCCGCTGCTGCTGGGCTATATCCTGGGACCGATGCTCGAAGAAAACCTGCGCCGTGCGATGCTGCTCTCGCGTGGCGATGCCTCGGTGTTCTTCAATCGCCCGATCAGCGCCTCCTTGCTGGCGCTGACTGGCGCAATCTTGCTGTGGGCCATCTGGTCGGGCGTGCGCAAATCGCGCAAGGAAGCCCGGGCCTTTGCCCAGGCGCAAGACAGCGCTGTGCCCGCTGCAGCATCGTCTTGA
- a CDS encoding sensor histidine kinase — protein sequence MSAAAPHPAALPSLRMRVLRHVRWPLVWTWLLGTVFMMGLANHFTQSAFDRALLDDAYAIASHLRADDAGDVALQLTDSELKAALFDQAEYVYYAVYRADGSQLAGEPLPLLPWDESEPVSYRETLYNGQLVRAVALRSAVGEQQLSIVMMHTTRVRDSLIQHLFLYAAIPQLSLLVLLLWWLHHRIGQDMAPLAALQRSLSRRDAQDLAPIPPSAPATTREIEQLRQTTNALLARIADNVEAQREFAGNVAHEVRTPLAGIKALADYGLGHADPAVQQQQLQRISDSVARASHLVDQLLLLALSDEASAVQLLPVAPADLVQQAVLRHWDAASRARIDLGAEGLDRPESEQLRIAADANLLAAMLDNLILNALRYGGQSVTVALQAADDGRSVELAVIDDGPGMSEAQCQAAMQRWQQGPSGQSLGQGAGLGLAIVAKLANLQQARFQLAPRSEGAGLRASLVFSAVQNRAPGEL from the coding sequence ATGAGCGCCGCGGCCCCCCACCCCGCCGCGCTGCCATCGCTGCGCATGCGCGTGCTGCGCCATGTGCGCTGGCCGCTGGTCTGGACCTGGCTGCTGGGCACCGTGTTCATGATGGGCCTGGCCAACCATTTCACCCAAAGTGCGTTTGACCGCGCGCTGCTCGACGATGCCTATGCGATTGCCTCGCACCTGCGCGCCGATGACGCAGGCGACGTGGCCCTGCAGCTGACCGACAGCGAACTCAAGGCTGCCCTGTTTGACCAAGCCGAGTATGTGTACTACGCGGTCTACCGCGCCGACGGCAGCCAGCTGGCCGGCGAGCCGCTGCCGCTCTTGCCCTGGGACGAGAGCGAGCCGGTGAGCTACCGCGAGACCCTGTACAACGGCCAGCTGGTACGGGCCGTGGCGCTGCGCAGCGCCGTGGGCGAGCAGCAGCTCAGCATCGTGATGATGCACACCACGCGGGTGCGCGACAGCCTGATCCAGCACCTGTTCCTCTATGCCGCGATCCCGCAGCTGAGCTTGCTGGTGCTGCTGCTGTGGTGGCTGCACCACCGCATTGGCCAGGACATGGCGCCGCTCGCGGCGCTGCAACGGTCGCTGTCGCGGCGCGATGCCCAGGATCTGGCGCCCATCCCCCCCAGCGCGCCGGCCACCACGCGCGAGATCGAGCAGCTGCGCCAGACCACCAATGCGCTGCTCGCCCGCATTGCCGACAACGTCGAGGCCCAACGCGAGTTTGCCGGCAATGTGGCCCATGAGGTGCGCACGCCGCTGGCCGGCATCAAGGCGCTGGCCGACTATGGGCTGGGCCATGCTGACCCTGCGGTGCAGCAGCAGCAACTGCAGCGCATCTCCGACAGCGTGGCGCGTGCCAGTCACCTGGTCGATCAGTTATTGCTGCTGGCGCTGAGCGACGAGGCCAGCGCCGTGCAGTTGCTGCCCGTCGCCCCCGCTGACCTGGTGCAGCAGGCGGTGCTGCGCCACTGGGATGCCGCCAGCCGCGCCCGGATCGACCTGGGTGCCGAGGGCCTGGACAGGCCCGAGTCCGAACAGCTGCGCATTGCCGCCGATGCCAACCTGCTCGCAGCCATGCTCGACAACCTGATCCTCAATGCGCTGCGCTATGGCGGCCAGTCGGTCACCGTGGCCTTGCAGGCTGCTGACGATGGCCGCAGCGTCGAGCTGGCCGTCATTGACGACGGCCCGGGCATGAGCGAGGCGCAATGCCAGGCCGCCATGCAGCGCTGGCAGCAAGGGCCCAGCGGCCAGTCGCTCGGCCAGGGCGCAGGCCTGGGCCTGGCGATCGTGGCCAAACTGGCCAATTTGCAGCAGGCACGGTTTCAGCTGGCGCCGCGCTCAGAGGGCGCAGGACTGCGCGCCAGTCTGGTGTTCAGTGCAGTACAAAATCGCGCACCTGGGGAGCTTTAG